Proteins from a genomic interval of Micromonospora sp. NBC_00389:
- a CDS encoding DEAD/DEAH box helicase, giving the protein MPFVVVFTPGDPPRAGTVHVHHPSADALPEEFDGFGEGGELGLVLPRGGRPELCTVPVRSIPVGDAVRRLVALRDADQLDPAAAFWSAVAVTGLHLVARGRILPGVSPQGYDGWRAGPFDVEDMRRIRALASAMPPTARAVPLDPTARRLVLPDPEELVRAFLDAVADTLPRTPAAPWLTGDPRFTAPAPQPAEELRGWARQVSAGVDTGLRVALRVEMRGDLDTTAPSAVVRLRSLADPTLVSDAEALWAGDQHGLGDRATVEAMLAVRRAAALWPPLERLLDEAAPVELELLDEDLVDLFDGAEARLVAAGIDIEWPAQLSRALAARVLVSSPPEQPADPAAFFRSAAPMPLSWQLTLAGVPLTDAEADLIAVARPIVRLRDGWVAVPPELAHRAAERRLTPLPAYDALAATLTGSTEVAGERVDVVADGWLDALCERLADPDRGPEPLTPPAALATTLRGYQLRGLRWLERMTSLGFGGCLADDMGLGKTVTVVALHLRRQLDRATAGATLVVCPASVLGTWEREIRRFAPGTPVRRFHGSTRSLAELADGIVLTSYGTMRLDADTLTTQRWGLVVADEAQYVKNRLSGTAKALRTIPAQARVALTGTPVENDLTDLWAILDWTTPGLLGTAGEFRATWARPIEVDRDSASVGRLSRLARPFLLRRRKTDPGIAPELPPKTVTDHLVPLTAEQTALYEKVVDEVLAEIRASGTSIARRGLVLKLLVGLKQVCNHPAHYLKEAHGPLRGRSEKLHLLDDLLDTILAEGGGALVFTQYVRMARLLARHLAERGVPAQLLHGGTPVSRREELIRRFQAGEVPVFLLSLKAAGAGLTLTRADHVIHYDRWWNPAVEEQATDRAHRIGQTRPVQVHRLIAQGTLEERIAALLEAKRALADAVLSGGETALTELSDAELLRLVRLGDQERGDGT; this is encoded by the coding sequence GTGCCGTTCGTGGTCGTCTTCACCCCGGGCGACCCGCCCCGCGCCGGCACGGTCCACGTCCACCATCCGTCCGCCGACGCGCTGCCCGAGGAGTTCGACGGGTTCGGCGAGGGCGGCGAGCTGGGGCTGGTCCTCCCGCGCGGCGGCCGGCCGGAGCTGTGCACCGTCCCGGTCCGGTCCATCCCGGTGGGCGACGCGGTCCGCCGGCTGGTGGCGTTGCGCGACGCCGACCAGCTCGACCCGGCCGCCGCGTTCTGGTCGGCGGTCGCGGTCACCGGGCTCCACCTCGTCGCCCGAGGGCGAATCCTGCCCGGAGTGTCACCGCAGGGGTACGACGGCTGGCGCGCCGGCCCGTTCGACGTCGAGGACATGCGACGTATCCGGGCGTTGGCCTCCGCGATGCCCCCGACGGCGCGCGCGGTGCCGCTCGACCCCACGGCGCGACGGCTGGTCCTCCCCGACCCGGAGGAACTGGTCCGCGCCTTCCTCGACGCGGTGGCCGACACGCTGCCGCGTACCCCGGCCGCGCCCTGGCTCACCGGCGATCCCCGCTTCACCGCCCCGGCGCCCCAGCCGGCCGAGGAACTGCGCGGCTGGGCCAGGCAGGTCTCCGCCGGGGTGGACACCGGCCTGCGAGTGGCGCTGCGCGTGGAGATGCGGGGGGATCTCGACACCACCGCGCCCAGCGCCGTGGTCCGGCTGCGCAGTCTCGCTGACCCCACCCTGGTCAGCGACGCCGAGGCCCTCTGGGCGGGCGACCAGCACGGTCTCGGCGACCGGGCCACCGTGGAGGCGATGCTCGCCGTACGACGCGCGGCCGCGCTGTGGCCGCCGCTGGAACGCCTCCTCGACGAGGCCGCGCCGGTCGAGCTGGAGCTGCTCGACGAGGACCTGGTCGACCTGTTCGACGGCGCCGAGGCACGGCTGGTCGCGGCCGGCATCGACATCGAGTGGCCGGCGCAGCTCTCCCGCGCGCTCGCCGCCCGGGTGCTGGTCAGTTCCCCACCGGAGCAGCCCGCCGACCCGGCGGCCTTCTTCCGTTCCGCCGCGCCGATGCCGCTGAGCTGGCAGCTGACCCTCGCCGGGGTGCCGCTGACCGACGCCGAGGCGGACCTGATCGCGGTCGCCCGGCCGATCGTCCGGCTGCGCGACGGGTGGGTTGCGGTTCCACCGGAGCTGGCCCACCGGGCCGCCGAGCGCCGGCTCACCCCGCTCCCGGCGTACGACGCCCTGGCGGCGACCCTGACCGGCAGCACCGAGGTGGCCGGCGAGCGGGTCGACGTGGTGGCCGACGGGTGGCTGGACGCGCTGTGTGAACGGCTCGCCGACCCCGACCGGGGGCCGGAGCCGCTGACCCCGCCGGCCGCGCTCGCCACCACCCTGCGCGGGTACCAACTGCGTGGGCTGCGCTGGCTGGAGCGGATGACCTCGCTCGGGTTCGGTGGCTGCCTCGCCGACGACATGGGCCTGGGCAAGACGGTCACCGTCGTGGCCCTGCACCTGCGCCGCCAGCTCGACCGGGCCACCGCCGGCGCGACCCTGGTGGTCTGCCCCGCCTCGGTGCTCGGCACCTGGGAGCGGGAGATCCGCCGGTTCGCCCCTGGCACGCCGGTACGCCGCTTCCACGGCAGCACCCGGTCGCTCGCCGAGCTGGCCGACGGGATCGTGCTGACCAGCTACGGCACCATGCGCCTCGACGCCGACACCCTGACCACCCAGCGCTGGGGGCTGGTGGTCGCCGACGAGGCGCAGTACGTGAAGAACAGGCTCAGCGGCACCGCGAAGGCCCTGCGGACGATCCCGGCCCAGGCCCGGGTCGCGCTCACCGGCACCCCCGTGGAGAACGACCTCACCGACCTGTGGGCGATCCTCGACTGGACCACGCCCGGCCTGCTGGGCACGGCGGGGGAGTTCCGCGCGACCTGGGCCCGGCCCATCGAGGTGGACCGGGACTCCGCGAGCGTCGGCCGGCTGTCCCGCCTGGCCCGCCCCTTCCTGCTGCGCCGCCGCAAGACGGACCCGGGCATCGCCCCCGAGTTGCCGCCCAAGACGGTCACCGACCATCTGGTCCCGCTGACCGCCGAGCAGACCGCCCTCTACGAGAAGGTGGTCGACGAGGTGCTGGCCGAGATCCGGGCCAGCGGCACCAGCATCGCCCGGCGCGGCCTGGTGCTCAAACTGCTGGTCGGGCTGAAGCAGGTCTGCAACCACCCGGCGCACTACCTGAAGGAGGCGCACGGTCCGCTGCGCGGCCGGTCGGAGAAGCTGCACCTCCTCGACGACCTGTTGGACACCATCCTCGCCGAGGGTGGCGGTGCGCTGGTCTTCACCCAGTACGTGCGGATGGCCCGGCTGCTGGCCCGGCACCTGGCCGAGCGGGGCGTACCGGCGCAGCTGCTGCACGGCGGCACGCCGGTGTCGCGGCGCGAGGAGCTGATCCGCCGGTTCCAGGCCGGCGAGGTGCCGGTCTTCCTGCTGTCGCTCAAGGCGGCCGGCGCCGGCCTGACCCTGACCCGGGCCGACCATGTCATCCACTACGACCGCTGGTGGAACCCGGCCGTCGAGGAACAGGCCACCGACCGGGCCCACCGGATCGGGCAGACCAGGCCCGTGCAGGTGCACCGGCTGATCGCCCAGGGCACCCTGGAGGAGCGCATCGCCGCCCTCCTGGAGGCCAAGCGAGCCCTGGCCGACGCCGTGCTCAGCGGCGGCGAGACCGCCCTGACCGAGCTGTCCGACGCCGAGTTGCTCCGGCTCGTCCGGCTCGGCGACCAGGAACGAGGGGACGGGACGTGA
- a CDS encoding SWIM zinc finger family protein gives MTGDEEFDDLWDDDAEPVRDDGRARSFPAFAPDRRIGRTFAATWWGTAWIDAMERAALDRGQLSRGRRYALAGQVGPITVSPGRISAPVHDGDPDRPHDTVVRVGPLSERQWDRLLDALAAKAGHIAALLDREMPPELVNTAEDAGVRLLPGYGDLEPECECPSWDQPCRHAAALAYQTSWLLDRDPFVLLLMRGRAETELVEELRRRNARRHIAVADAAAPVGTPAEEAWAAAPAPLPAPPAPVPGAPLALAPILAGHSAPGVDAEALGLLAADVASRARHLLAATRAELLAPEPDAWPNAVRLAASVPRSPAVERLAEASGRAAELPRAVRAWEYAGPAGVAALDAVFTPPPEVTARTTAALRAVVDGDVKSWRNRWTVGRDVQLRHGPDGRWYPFRRRAGAWWPAGPPRTDPTDALLDLPPEGSDTERR, from the coding sequence GTGACTGGCGACGAGGAGTTCGACGACCTGTGGGACGACGACGCCGAACCGGTGCGGGACGACGGACGGGCCCGCAGCTTCCCGGCCTTCGCACCGGACCGGCGGATCGGCCGGACGTTCGCCGCCACCTGGTGGGGCACCGCCTGGATCGACGCCATGGAGCGGGCCGCGCTCGACCGTGGGCAGCTGAGCCGGGGGCGCCGGTACGCGCTCGCCGGTCAGGTCGGCCCGATCACCGTGAGTCCGGGCCGGATCTCCGCCCCGGTCCATGACGGCGACCCGGACCGTCCGCACGACACCGTGGTGCGCGTCGGCCCGCTCTCCGAGCGCCAGTGGGACCGTCTGCTCGACGCGCTCGCCGCGAAGGCCGGCCACATCGCCGCCCTGCTCGACCGGGAGATGCCGCCCGAGCTGGTCAACACCGCCGAGGACGCCGGGGTACGCCTGCTGCCCGGCTACGGCGACCTGGAACCGGAGTGCGAATGCCCGTCCTGGGACCAGCCCTGCCGGCACGCCGCAGCGCTGGCCTACCAGACGTCCTGGCTGCTCGACCGCGACCCGTTCGTGCTGCTGCTGATGCGCGGGCGGGCCGAGACCGAGCTGGTGGAGGAGCTGCGCCGGCGCAACGCCCGGCGGCACATCGCGGTGGCGGACGCCGCCGCCCCGGTCGGCACCCCGGCGGAGGAAGCCTGGGCCGCCGCCCCGGCGCCGCTACCTGCACCGCCCGCGCCGGTACCCGGCGCACCGCTGGCGCTCGCCCCGATCCTCGCCGGACACTCCGCGCCCGGCGTCGATGCCGAGGCGCTCGGGCTGCTCGCCGCCGACGTCGCTTCCCGGGCCCGGCACCTGCTCGCCGCCACCCGCGCGGAGCTGCTCGCGCCGGAGCCCGACGCCTGGCCGAACGCCGTCCGGCTGGCCGCCAGCGTGCCGCGCTCGCCGGCCGTCGAGCGGCTCGCCGAGGCCAGCGGGCGAGCGGCAGAGCTGCCCCGGGCCGTCCGGGCCTGGGAGTACGCCGGTCCGGCCGGCGTGGCCGCCCTCGACGCGGTGTTCACCCCGCCGCCCGAGGTGACCGCCCGAACCACCGCGGCGCTGCGTGCGGTGGTGGACGGCGACGTGAAGTCCTGGCGCAACCGGTGGACCGTCGGCCGGGACGTGCAGTTGCGCCACGGCCCGGACGGACGCTGGTATCCGTTCCGGCGCCGCGCCGGTGCCTGGTGGCCAGCGGGCCCGCCCCGCACCGATCCGACCGACGCCCTGCTCGACCTGCCGCCCGAGGGGTCCGACACCGAACGCCGGTGA
- a CDS encoding DNA glycosylase AlkZ-like family protein: MVVHQLDRAQARRIAVRAQLLAAQRPTDLLTVVRQLTLLQIDPTAAVAPSADLVAWSRLGSSYQPAELRQALERDRTLFEHQAMVRPMDDLRLYLAAMATWPSYERPREWLRANDSFRRDVLDLLGRSGPLLSRDIPDTCVVPWPSSGWTNNRNVTQMLEFLVLRGEVAIAARQGRQRLWDVAERVYPTGTPVVPLEQAHRLRNERRLRALGIAREKAVTVPGEPAEVGDAGEPAVVEGVPGVWRVDPAALGQPFTGRTAVLSPFDRLVHDRVRLADLFEYEYVLEMYKPKANRRWGYFALPILHGDRLVGKVDATADRRRGTLTVHAIHEDVPFTPEVTRAVHDELHDLASWLKLTAEGLRSG, from the coding sequence GTGGTGGTGCACCAGCTCGATCGGGCGCAGGCGCGGCGGATCGCCGTCCGGGCCCAACTGCTGGCCGCCCAGCGGCCGACGGACCTGCTGACCGTGGTGCGTCAGCTGACGCTGTTGCAGATTGACCCGACGGCCGCCGTCGCGCCGAGCGCCGACCTGGTCGCCTGGAGCCGACTCGGCTCGTCGTACCAGCCAGCCGAGTTGCGGCAGGCGCTGGAGCGGGACCGGACGCTTTTTGAGCACCAGGCGATGGTGCGGCCGATGGACGATCTGCGGCTCTATCTCGCCGCCATGGCGACCTGGCCCAGTTACGAGCGCCCGCGCGAGTGGCTGCGCGCCAACGACTCGTTCCGCCGGGACGTGCTCGACCTGCTCGGCCGCTCCGGGCCGCTGCTCTCGCGCGACATCCCGGACACCTGCGTGGTGCCCTGGCCGTCGTCGGGGTGGACCAACAACCGCAACGTCACCCAGATGCTGGAGTTCCTGGTCCTGCGGGGAGAGGTCGCGATCGCCGCCCGCCAGGGCCGACAGCGCCTCTGGGACGTGGCGGAGCGGGTCTACCCAACAGGCACACCCGTCGTCCCACTAGAGCAGGCGCACCGACTCCGCAACGAGCGGCGGCTGCGGGCGTTGGGCATCGCGCGGGAGAAGGCGGTGACTGTCCCCGGCGAGCCGGCGGAGGTCGGTGACGCCGGTGAACCGGCGGTCGTCGAGGGCGTCCCGGGCGTCTGGCGGGTCGACCCGGCTGCGCTCGGGCAACCGTTCACCGGGCGTACCGCCGTGTTGTCGCCCTTCGACCGGCTGGTGCACGACCGGGTCCGCCTCGCGGACCTGTTCGAGTACGAGTACGTCCTGGAGATGTACAAGCCGAAGGCCAACCGGCGGTGGGGCTACTTCGCGTTGCCGATCCTGCATGGCGACCGGCTGGTCGGAAAGGTCGACGCCACGGCCGACCGCCGGCGCGGCACGCTCACGGTGCACGCCATCCACGAGGACGTGCCCTTTACGCCGGAGGTGACCCGGGCCGTGCACGACGAGCTGCACGACCTCGCGTCCTGGCTGAAACTGACCGCTGAGGGCCTGCGCAGCGGGTGA
- a CDS encoding ABC transporter permease, which produces MIWLTWRQHRKQALFTLLGFAALAALMVPIGLSMRHSFADLGLTECVRQLNDPNLAAATRDGCDAAFHRFSNRYGSLNLVAVLLITLPVLVGLFWGAPLVAREVEQGTHRFVWTQGVGRNRWALVKFGLVGIAVLALAVCYGLGMSWWVDPLTQSAQEGRLGLIVFDLQGVAPIGYTLFAVALGIFAGTVWKRMLPAMGITLAGFIGVRAAVAILARPHYQPARTQTFPIEGDGTPEMGRGDWILAQGVRNPDGTMIAEDTRIQCPPGGKGPDGRTCGAELGLEPGAYNWQLYQPADRFWLFQGIETGIFVALALLLLYLAIRRVRRIA; this is translated from the coding sequence ATGATCTGGCTGACCTGGCGGCAACACCGCAAGCAGGCACTCTTCACCCTGCTGGGGTTCGCGGCGCTCGCCGCCCTGATGGTGCCGATCGGCCTGTCGATGCGGCACAGCTTCGCCGACCTCGGGCTGACGGAGTGCGTACGCCAACTGAACGACCCGAACCTGGCGGCGGCGACACGGGACGGCTGCGACGCCGCCTTCCACCGCTTCAGCAACCGCTACGGCAGCCTCAACCTGGTGGCCGTGCTGCTGATCACGCTGCCGGTGCTGGTCGGCCTGTTCTGGGGCGCCCCGCTGGTCGCCCGGGAGGTGGAGCAGGGCACGCACCGGTTCGTCTGGACCCAGGGCGTCGGCCGGAACCGCTGGGCGCTGGTGAAGTTCGGGCTGGTCGGCATCGCCGTGTTGGCCCTCGCGGTCTGCTACGGCCTGGGCATGTCGTGGTGGGTCGACCCGCTCACCCAGTCCGCCCAGGAGGGCCGACTCGGCCTGATCGTCTTCGACCTCCAGGGCGTCGCCCCGATCGGCTACACGCTCTTCGCCGTGGCGCTCGGCATCTTCGCCGGCACCGTCTGGAAGCGGATGCTGCCCGCCATGGGCATCACCCTGGCCGGGTTCATCGGCGTACGGGCGGCGGTAGCGATCCTGGCCCGACCGCACTACCAGCCCGCCCGCACCCAGACCTTCCCGATCGAGGGGGACGGGACACCGGAGATGGGCCGGGGGGACTGGATCCTCGCCCAGGGCGTCCGGAACCCCGACGGGACGATGATCGCGGAGGACACCCGAATCCAGTGCCCGCCGGGCGGAAAGGGGCCGGACGGTCGGACCTGCGGCGCCGAACTGGGTCTCGAGCCGGGCGCGTACAACTGGCAGCTCTACCAGCCGGCGGACCGGTTCTGGCTGTTCCAGGGCATCGAGACGGGAATCTTCGTCGCCCTCGCGCTGCTCCTGCTCTACCTGGCCATCCGCCGGGTCCGCCGGATCGCGTAA
- a CDS encoding ABC transporter ATP-binding protein — MDMVLEADQLGKRYGRTWALRDCSLHLPAGRIAALVGPNGAGKSTLLHLAVGLLKPDAGAVRVFGRSPYGDTEGLADIGFVAQDTPLYRDFTAAELVTAGGKLNRRWDAELARNRLAQLGIPPDRPVGKLSGGQRAQVALALALAKRPRLLLLDEPVASLDPLARREFLQSLMGSVADSGTTVLLSSHLLADLERVCDYLIVLNAAQVQLAGAVDDLVAGHRQLVGPRHDGGPIGGVAAVIRASHTDRQSTLLVRADGPVTDPAWTVREVGLEDVILAYLADGNTQTSHSEWGVPA, encoded by the coding sequence ATGGACATGGTCTTGGAGGCCGACCAGCTGGGCAAGCGGTACGGCAGGACCTGGGCGTTGCGGGACTGCTCGCTGCACCTGCCGGCCGGCCGGATCGCCGCGCTGGTCGGGCCGAACGGTGCCGGCAAGAGCACGCTGCTGCACCTGGCCGTCGGGCTGCTCAAGCCCGACGCGGGAGCGGTACGGGTGTTCGGCAGATCGCCGTACGGCGACACGGAGGGCCTGGCCGACATCGGTTTCGTCGCACAGGACACCCCGCTGTACCGGGACTTCACCGCAGCCGAGTTGGTCACCGCCGGCGGCAAGCTGAACCGGCGGTGGGACGCCGAGTTGGCCCGCAACCGGCTGGCCCAGCTCGGCATACCGCCAGATCGGCCGGTCGGCAAACTCTCCGGCGGGCAACGCGCCCAGGTGGCGCTCGCCCTGGCGCTGGCCAAGCGGCCCCGGCTGCTGCTGCTCGACGAGCCGGTCGCCAGCCTCGACCCGCTGGCCCGGCGGGAGTTCCTCCAGTCGCTGATGGGCAGCGTGGCGGACTCCGGGACCACCGTCCTGCTCTCCTCGCACCTGCTGGCCGACCTGGAACGCGTCTGCGACTACCTGATCGTGCTCAACGCCGCCCAGGTGCAGCTCGCCGGCGCGGTCGACGACCTGGTCGCCGGGCACCGGCAGCTGGTCGGCCCGCGGCACGACGGCGGCCCGATCGGGGGCGTCGCCGCCGTCATCCGGGCCAGCCACACCGACCGACAGTCCACGCTGCTCGTCCGCGCCGACGGTCCGGTCACCGATCCGGCCTGGACGGTGCGCGAGGTCGGCCTGGAGGACGTCATCCTGGCTTACCTGGCGGACGGCAACACGCAGACCAGTCACAGCGAGTGGGGGGTGCCGGCATGA
- a CDS encoding GntR family transcriptional regulator, translated as MIEFVLDSRSKVNTYMQLVQQVKQALRVGLLVPGDQLPKVRDVAQSLAINPNTVLKAYRELEIEGLVGGRPGVGTFVQRTLAGASLPNQAELREDLVAWLHRAQAAGLTAEDVVALVETTLRATLADEAPQKEPA; from the coding sequence GTGATCGAGTTTGTGCTGGACAGCCGGTCGAAGGTGAACACCTACATGCAGCTCGTGCAGCAGGTGAAACAGGCGCTGCGGGTCGGCCTGCTGGTGCCGGGCGACCAGTTGCCGAAGGTCCGGGACGTCGCGCAGTCGCTGGCGATCAACCCGAACACGGTGCTGAAGGCGTACCGGGAGCTGGAGATCGAGGGTCTGGTCGGTGGCCGACCCGGGGTGGGGACGTTCGTCCAGCGCACCCTGGCCGGCGCTTCCCTGCCCAACCAGGCCGAGCTGCGTGAAGACCTGGTGGCGTGGCTGCACCGGGCGCAGGCCGCCGGCCTCACGGCCGAGGACGTCGTCGCCCTGGTGGAGACCACGTTGCGAGCCACCCTCGCCGACGAAGCCCCACAGAAGGAGCCCGCGTGA
- a CDS encoding Nramp family divalent metal transporter, with the protein MVTNELMVSTATPLQVARARGRVRGRLILLGPAFVAAVAYVDPGNFATNSAAGARYGYLLVWVVVVANVMAMLVQTLTAKLGLATGRSLPELCRERLPRPVNRMMWVQAELVAMATDLAEVIGGAVALYLLFGIPLLPGGIIIGTAAFAVLALRSRGFRAFEIAIAVLLGVIVLAFAANLLAAGSDPGSAMAGLVPRLQGTDSVLLAAGILGATVMPHVIYVHSALTRDRIPAADDTERRTLFRGQRTDVLLALTAAGAVNLAMLLIAAASFRGGGPAGADSLEGVHAGLGQTIGTAAAAFGFAIALLVSGLASTSVGTYAGEVIMQGFLRRRVPLLLRRLVTLVPALAVLAIGLDPTRALVLSQVILSFGIPFALIPVVAFTRRRDLMGNLVNHPLTTVAASLVAVLVVALNAFLLWRVVAG; encoded by the coding sequence ATGGTCACCAACGAACTCATGGTGTCGACGGCGACGCCGCTGCAGGTCGCCCGCGCCCGGGGCCGGGTACGCGGCCGGCTGATCCTGCTCGGCCCGGCGTTCGTCGCCGCTGTCGCCTACGTCGACCCCGGCAACTTCGCCACCAACTCCGCCGCCGGCGCCCGCTACGGCTACCTGCTGGTCTGGGTCGTGGTGGTGGCCAACGTGATGGCCATGCTGGTGCAGACACTCACCGCCAAGCTGGGCCTGGCCACCGGGCGCAGCCTGCCCGAGCTGTGCCGGGAACGCCTGCCCCGGCCGGTGAACCGGATGATGTGGGTGCAGGCGGAGCTGGTCGCGATGGCCACCGACCTGGCCGAGGTGATCGGCGGCGCGGTCGCCCTGTACCTGCTCTTCGGCATCCCCCTGCTGCCCGGCGGGATCATCATCGGCACCGCCGCGTTCGCCGTGCTCGCCCTGCGCTCGCGCGGGTTCCGCGCCTTCGAGATCGCCATCGCCGTGCTGCTCGGCGTCATCGTCCTGGCCTTCGCCGCGAACCTGCTCGCCGCCGGCTCCGACCCGGGCTCCGCCATGGCCGGCCTGGTGCCCCGGCTCCAGGGCACCGACAGTGTGTTGCTCGCCGCCGGCATCCTCGGCGCCACCGTCATGCCGCACGTCATCTACGTGCACTCCGCGCTGACCCGCGACCGCATACCCGCCGCCGACGACACGGAGCGCCGGACCCTGTTCCGTGGCCAGCGCACCGACGTGCTGCTCGCCCTGACGGCGGCCGGCGCGGTCAACCTCGCCATGCTGCTGATCGCCGCGGCCAGCTTCCGCGGCGGCGGCCCGGCCGGCGCGGACAGTCTGGAGGGGGTGCACGCCGGCCTCGGCCAGACCATCGGCACCGCCGCCGCCGCGTTCGGCTTCGCGATCGCCCTGCTGGTCTCCGGGCTCGCCTCCACCAGCGTCGGCACCTACGCCGGCGAGGTGATCATGCAGGGCTTCCTGCGCCGCCGGGTCCCGCTGCTGCTGCGCCGGCTGGTCACCCTGGTGCCCGCGCTGGCCGTGCTCGCCATCGGCCTCGACCCGACCCGTGCCCTGGTGCTGTCGCAGGTCATCCTCAGCTTCGGCATTCCGTTCGCGCTGATCCCGGTGGTCGCCTTCACCCGGCGCCGCGACCTGATGGGCAACCTGGTCAACCACCCGCTCACCACCGTCGCCGCGTCCCTGGTGGCCGTCCTGGTCGTCGCGCTCAACGCCTTCCTCCTCTGGCGGGTCGTCGCCGGCTGA